The following are encoded in a window of Onthophagus taurus isolate NC chromosome 3, IU_Otau_3.0, whole genome shotgun sequence genomic DNA:
- the LOC111424020 gene encoding vang-like protein 2-B: MGYETGGRDMETESVKSENSSRSRRSRGHRNNYRQHSHRSTRSTKRTKNESDMAPFQTAVTLTPENRDGQEVIEVQILPQDDNWGENTTAITGNTSEQSESTEDVSNWPGEPDTGLSFICQRYVGSCLTYVLSIAAFLSPLAMVVLPKIGFFPALSTSLVQNSEKLLACTAECKGQLIALAFKLVILAVGAWAVFLRKPTQTLPRIYLFRAAILSFVLICTFSYWLFYIVQVTEAARAAITLEESVDYKALVSYASTLTDTLLFIHYLSVILMEIRHLKSSYYIKIVRSPDGESKAYAIGQFSIQRAAVWVLEKYYTEFPIYNPYLERIPVSKSSRQKASSSFKFYEVDGVNNTSMQQSQSRAMLAAHARRRDSSHNERFYEEHEYERRVKKRKARLITAAEEAFTHIKRLHNDQIPAIPMDPHEAAQAIFPSMARALQKYLRVTRQQPRHSVESILIHLANCLSNDLTPRAFLEPYLITEPVLQNDKEQKEVQTWALICEELLSRPIGDNVTFHLRQNDVSLVCTIKKLPHFNVTEEVMDPKSNKFVLRLNSETSV; encoded by the coding sequence ATGGGTTACGAGACCGGAGGCCGTGACATGGAGACGGAATCAGTGAAATCGGAGAATAGTTCCAGGTCGAGAAGGTCTCGAGGACACCGAAACAACTACAGGCAGCACTCCCATCGAAGTACCCGAAGCACAAAACGTACCAAAAACGAATCTGATATGGCCCCATTTCAAACGGCGGTTACTTTAACCCCCGAAAATCGTGACGGACAAGAAGTAATTGAAGTCCAAATCTTACCACAAGATGATAATTGGGGTGAAAACACCACAGCGATTACCGGAAATACATCCGAACAATCAGAATCAACTGAAGATGTGAGTAATTGGCCTGGAGAACCCGATACAGggttaagttttatttgtcAACGATATGTGGGAAGTTGTTTAACCTATGTTTTATCGATAGCCGCGTTTTTAAGCCCTTTAGCGATGGTTGTTTTACCTAAGATAGGATTTTTTCCAGCTTtatcaacaagtttagtgcaGAATTCCGAAAAGTTATTAGCATGTACAGCGGAATGTAAAGGACAATTAATCGCTTTAGCATTTAAATTGGTTATTTTAGCAGTCGGCGCTTGGGCTGTTTTCTTAAGAAAACCAACTCAAACGTTACcgagaatttatttatttcgcgCGGCTATTTTAAGCTTCGTTTTAATCTGCACCTTTTCCTATTGGTTGTTTTATATCGTTCAAGTAACAGAAGCAGCTCGAGCAGCAATAACCCTTGAAGAATCGGTCGATTATAAAGCTTTAGTATCATACGCTTCAACATTAACTGATACTTTACTTTTTATCCATTATTTATCTgtaattttaatggaaattcGCCATTTAAAATCGTcgtattatattaaaatcgttCGATCACCCGATGGTGAATCAAAAGCGTACGCAATCGGTCAATTTAGTATTCAAAGAGCTGCAGTTTGGGTGTTGGAGAAGTATTACACGGAATTCCCGATTTATAATCCATATCTTGAGCGAATCCCCGTTTCAAAATCATCGCGTCAAAAAGCGTCATcgagttttaaattttatgaagtCGATGGAGTTAATAACACATCAATGCAACAATCGCAATCTCGCGCTATGTTAGCTGCTCACGCTCGAAGAAGAGATTCATCTCATAACGAACGTTTTTACGAGGAGCATGAATATGAGAGGAGGGTTAAAAAACGGAAAGCTCGATTAATAACAGCCGCGGAAGAAGCTTTTACTCACATAAAACGATTACATAACGATCAAATCCCCGCGATTCCGATGGATCCGCACGAAGCGGCTCAAGCAATTTTCCCATCGATGGCTCGCgctttacaaaaatatttaagggTGACTCGCCAACAACCGAGACACTCGGTCGAAtcgattttaatacatttagcGAATTGTTTGAGTAACGATTTGACCCCGCGAGCGTTTTTGGAACCCTATTTAATCACGGAACCCGTTCTTCAAAACGATAAGGAACAAAAAGAAGTACAAACGTGGGCGTTGATTTGCGAAGAATTATTATCGCGACCTATCGGAGATAACGTAACGTTTCATTTAAGACAAAACGATGTTTCTTTGGTgtgtacaattaaaaaattaccgcATTTTAACGTAACCGAAGAGGTTATGGATCcgaaaagtaataaattcgttttgaGATTGAATTCAGAAACTTCCGTATGA
- the LOC111424011 gene encoding probable transaldolase, which produces MSCADSVEPVCKRSKSGMSSLDQLKQFTTVVADTGDFEAMEKYKPTDATTNPSLILQAASLPQYKHLVDEAIRCGSKIGSTLDEKLEAAMDTICVLFGVEILKIIPGRVSTEVDARLSFNTDASVRKAIHLIELYAEHGIKKDRILIKLASTWEGIRAAQILEKEHGIHCNLTLLFSMAQAVACAEAGVTLISPFVGRILDWYIENTDKKTYQGDEDPGVISVTKIYKYYKQFGYKTVVMGASFRNIGEVIALAGCDLLTISPKLLGELENSTAPVPRKLGNKDDKNEELKKIVLDESGFRWMLNEDRMATDKLSDGIRKFAVDAVKLENVLKNMLKK; this is translated from the exons ATGTCTTGTGCTGACTCTGTTGAACCAGTTTGTAAGAGAAGCAAAAGCGGGATGTCTTCTTTagatcaattaaaacaatttaccACGGTTGTTGCGGACACCGGTGATTTTGAGG caaTGGAAAAGTACAAACCTACGGATGCTACGACAAATCCGTCATTAATTCTCCAAGCTGCTTCTTTGCCTCAATACAAGCATCTTGTTGATGAAGCCATTCGATGTGGTTCTAAAATCGGTTCAACTCTTGATGAAAAATTAGAAGCCGCAATGGATACgatttgtgttttatttggggttgaaatattaaaaatcattccaGGACGAGTTTCCACAGAAGTAGACGCTCGTTTATCTTTTAATACAGATGCTAGTGTTCGGAAAGCTATACATTTAATTGAGCTATATGCCGAGCATGGTATCAAAAAAGATAGGATCTTGATTAAACTCGCTTCAACTTGGGAGGGAATTCGAGCTGCTCAAATTCTCGAAAAAGAACATGGAATCCATTGTAATTTGACCCTGTTATTTAGTATGGCTCAAGCTGTAGCTTGTGCTGAAGCCGGAGTTACTCTTATTTCACCATTCGTTGGGCGCATTTTAGATTGGTACATTGAAAATACAGATAAAAAGACTTACCAAGGTGATGAAGATCCTGGGGTTATTTCcgttacaaaaatttataaatattacaaacaatttggTTATAAAACTGTCGTTATGGGGGCTTCTTTCAGAAACATTGGTGAAGTTATCGCTTTGGCTGGTTGTGATTTATTAACCATAAGTCCAAAATTATTGGGCGAATTAGAAAATTCCACTGCTCCAGTTCCAAGAAAACTTGGAAATAAAGatgataaaaatgaagaattgAAAAAGATTGTTTTGGATGAAAGCGGATTTAGATGGATGTTAAATGAGGATCGTATGGCTACTGATAAGCTATCTGATGGGATTAGAAAATTTGCTGTTGATGCTGTTAAATTAgagaacgttttaaaaaatatgttgaaaaaataa
- the LOC111424010 gene encoding heterogeneous nuclear ribonucleoprotein H isoform X1, translating to MSGGGDQDEGYVVKLRGLPWSATVDEILKFFKDSKVKGGKSGVHMTTSREGRPSGEAFVEFEDSEDVERACERDRDHMGNRYIEVFKVNRAEMEWVIKRCGPTCGSNEDGCVRLRGLPFGCSKEEIAQFFTGLELVPNGITLLTDYSGRSSGEAYVQFVSKEVAEKALQKHREKIGHRYIEIFRSSLSEVNSVLGYSYRRMGGSGGGGGGSIGSYSRPGPYDRGDRYGSGGGGRFQARGSRSFKGGNSSMSGNNGEMFIKRSPTFDMSDWSSEDRGNGAHCVHMRGLPFKATQLDISDFFKPIVPVNIRLLQDHTGRASGEADVEFASHDDAVRAMSKDKGHMQHRYIELFLNSSPSGGGGSSGNNRRRT from the exons aTGTCTGGAGGTGGAGACCAAGATGAGGGTTACGTCGTTAAATTACGCGGATTGCCGTGGTCAGCAACCGTTGAcgaaatcttaaaattttttaaagactCGAAGGTAAAAGGAGGAAAAAGTGGTGTACATATGACTACTTCACGTGAAGGTAGGCCTAGTGGAGAAGCATTTGTTGAATTTGAAGACTCGGAGGATGTTGAAAGAGCCTGTGAAAGAGATAGGGATCATATGGGAAATAGATATATAGAag taTTTAAAGTAAATCGAGCTGAAATGGAATGGGTGATAAAACGTTGTGGACCAACGTGCGGCTCAAATGAGGACGGTTGTGTACGACTTCGAGGTTTACCGTTTGGGTGTTCGAAAGAAGAAATTGCCCAATTTTTTACGG GGTTGGAGCTTGTGCCGAATGGAATAACCCTACTGACTGACTACTCGGGGCGAAGTTCGGGGGAGGCTTACGTTCAGTTTGTTAGCAAAGAAGTGGCAGAGAAAGCTCTGCAGAAACATCGGGAAAAGATTGGACACAG GTACATTGAGATCTTTCGAAGCAGCTTGTCAGAGGTGAACAGTGTCTTGGGTTACTCTTATCGGAGGATGGGTGGAAGTGGTGGTGGAGGAGGTGGTTCAATTGGTAGCTATTCAAGACCTGGACCATATGATCGTGGGGATCGCTATGGAAGTGGAGGTGGTGGTCGGTTCCAAGCGCGGGGATCGCGGAGTTTTAAAGGTGGCAATTCTTCAATGTCgg gCAATAATGGTGAgatgtttataaaaagatCCCCGACGTTTGATATGAGTGATTGGAGTTCGGAAGATCGTGGAAATGGGGCTCATTGTGTACATATGAGAGGGTTACCATTTAAAGCAACCCAACTTGATATCTCAGAT ttttttaaaccGATAGTTCCAGTAAATATTCGACTACTTCAAGACCACACCGGAAGGGCGTCTGGGGAAGCTGACGTTGAGTTTGCGTCTCATGACGATGCAGTGAGGGCAATGTCGAAAGATAAAGGACACATGCAACACAGATATATAgagttatttttgaattcttcaCCGTCCGGAGGTGGGGGATCATCTGGTAATAACAGAAGAagaacttga
- the LOC111424010 gene encoding heterogeneous nuclear ribonucleoprotein H isoform X2, which yields MSGGGDQDEGYVVKLRGLPWSATVDEILKFFKDSKVKGGKSGVHMTTSREGRPSGEAFVEFEDSEDVERACERDRDHMGNRYIEVFKVNRAEMEWVIKRCGPTCGSNEDGCVRLRGLPFGCSKEEIAQFFTGLELVPNGITLLTDYSGRSSGEAYVQFVSKEVAEKALQKHREKIGHRYIEIFRSSLSEVNSVLGYSYRRMGGSGGGGGGSIGSYSRPGPYDRGDRYGSGGGGRFQARGSRSFKGNNGEMFIKRSPTFDMSDWSSEDRGNGAHCVHMRGLPFKATQLDISDFFKPIVPVNIRLLQDHTGRASGEADVEFASHDDAVRAMSKDKGHMQHRYIELFLNSSPSGGGGSSGNNRRRT from the exons aTGTCTGGAGGTGGAGACCAAGATGAGGGTTACGTCGTTAAATTACGCGGATTGCCGTGGTCAGCAACCGTTGAcgaaatcttaaaattttttaaagactCGAAGGTAAAAGGAGGAAAAAGTGGTGTACATATGACTACTTCACGTGAAGGTAGGCCTAGTGGAGAAGCATTTGTTGAATTTGAAGACTCGGAGGATGTTGAAAGAGCCTGTGAAAGAGATAGGGATCATATGGGAAATAGATATATAGAag taTTTAAAGTAAATCGAGCTGAAATGGAATGGGTGATAAAACGTTGTGGACCAACGTGCGGCTCAAATGAGGACGGTTGTGTACGACTTCGAGGTTTACCGTTTGGGTGTTCGAAAGAAGAAATTGCCCAATTTTTTACGG GGTTGGAGCTTGTGCCGAATGGAATAACCCTACTGACTGACTACTCGGGGCGAAGTTCGGGGGAGGCTTACGTTCAGTTTGTTAGCAAAGAAGTGGCAGAGAAAGCTCTGCAGAAACATCGGGAAAAGATTGGACACAG GTACATTGAGATCTTTCGAAGCAGCTTGTCAGAGGTGAACAGTGTCTTGGGTTACTCTTATCGGAGGATGGGTGGAAGTGGTGGTGGAGGAGGTGGTTCAATTGGTAGCTATTCAAGACCTGGACCATATGATCGTGGGGATCGCTATGGAAGTGGAGGTGGTGGTCGGTTCCAAGCGCGGGGATCGCGGAGTTTTAAAG gCAATAATGGTGAgatgtttataaaaagatCCCCGACGTTTGATATGAGTGATTGGAGTTCGGAAGATCGTGGAAATGGGGCTCATTGTGTACATATGAGAGGGTTACCATTTAAAGCAACCCAACTTGATATCTCAGAT ttttttaaaccGATAGTTCCAGTAAATATTCGACTACTTCAAGACCACACCGGAAGGGCGTCTGGGGAAGCTGACGTTGAGTTTGCGTCTCATGACGATGCAGTGAGGGCAATGTCGAAAGATAAAGGACACATGCAACACAGATATATAgagttatttttgaattcttcaCCGTCCGGAGGTGGGGGATCATCTGGTAATAACAGAAGAagaacttga
- the LOC111424049 gene encoding pyrroline-5-carboxylate reductase 3-like codes for MGDSLNNLAVFKTMKIGFIGGGNMARAIAEGIVQKGLAPYSSMYVSGPHEENLKEWKTKGVQITTENGVVVEKSSLIFLAVKPHILPAAIANVYDTISDWELTDNKLFVSVLAGVKLEALESILTRLEGSRVIRVMPNTPMMVGAGCSVYCPGQHATDHDSFVVKTILEVSGLCQLVPESMIDAVGALTGCGPAFIYLIIEAMSDGAVMMGVPRNMATNFAAQTVLGAAKMVQQTGKSTGVLKEEVCSPGGTTITGIHALESGGVRAAIMNAIEASTKKSEELGRK; via the exons atgggtGACTCCCTTAATAATTTAGCTGTGTTTAAAACGATGAAAATCGGTTTTATCGGTGGAGGAAATATGGCACGAGCTATTGCGGAAGGAATTGTGCAAAAAGGACTCGCCCCATACTCAAGCATGTACGTTTCGGGGCCCCACGAAGAAAATCTCAAAGAATGGAAAACGAAAGGTGTTCAAATCACCACCGAAAACGGGGTAGTCGTCGAGAAATCCTCCCTTATTTTTCTAGCGGTTAAACCACATATTTTACCCGCTGCTATCGCTAACGTTTACGATACAATCTCAGATTGGGAGTTGACtgacaataaattatttgtttccgTTTTGGCTGGTGTCAAATTAGAAGCTTTAGAAAGT attttaacAAGATTAGAAGGTAGCCGAGTTATTAGAGTAATGCCAAACACCCCAATGATGGTTGGCGCTGGTTGTAGTGTTTATTGCCCGGGTCAACATGCAACAGATCACGATTCTTTCgtcgttaaaacaattttagaaGTTTCTGGATTATGCCAATTAGTTCCTGAATCGATGATTGACGCAGTTGGTGCTTTAACCGGTTGTGGTCCGGCAttt atTTACTTAATAATTGAAGCAATGTCTGATGGCGCCGTTATGATGGGAGTTCCCCGAAATATGGCAACCAATTTCGCTGCACAAACCGTTCTTGGCGCGGCTAAAATGGTTCAACAAACTGGAAAGTCCACGGGGGTTTTAAAAGAGGAAGTTTGTTCCCCGGGTGGGACAACAATCACTGGGATACATGCTTTGGAATCTGGGGGAGTTAGAGCTGCGATTATGAATGCAATAGAAGCTTCAACAAAGAAATCTGAGGAGTTGGGAAGGAAGTAA
- the LOC111424048 gene encoding cysteine--tRNA ligase, cytoplasmic: MAKRSQPEWTPYEIKDAPVLKLYNSLTRRKEVFVPKNGKKVSWYSCGPTVYDASHMGHARSYITFDILRRVLSDYFGYDILYVMNITDIDDKIIKRARQNYLYEQYLNEEKDLKDVLNDAELVMKKFTETAKATTDGDKKLMYDKLLERLTLAVENLQNSIKKGDKNEIILAKTQFLKECKDPLSDWLDSLLGSSVTENRIFFDLPNHWEKEFHKDMDALNVLKPHVLTRVSEYIPEIITYIQKIISNELGYEANGSVYFDVSTFDSKKHHHYAKLVPEAYGDTKSLQEGEGDLTTSEQTSEKKSPNDFALWKRSKAGEPAWDSPWGKGRPGWHIECSAMATAICGENLDIHTGGVDLKFPHHDNEIAQSEAYFDSSEWVKYFLHSGHLTIAGCKMSKSLKNFVTIQDALKNYTSRQLRFAFLLHSWKDTLDYSVNTMEIAVQYEKLFNEFFLNVKDVTRGTINQTTTDSTFLKWNRNELELNEKFLSTKNLVHNALCDNVDTRSVLETMRDLVTATNLYLRDQKIVNNLLLFDIAVYITKILKIFGTINENNDVGFPISQQTTGNIESIIMPYLSILAEFRDNIRLQAKNLKATDILIQCDKLRDEILPNVGVRLEDKEGGLSAVKLVDKETLLKEKEAKKQAELEKIKEKEKKKAEMLAAQAAKDALKRVNPIDMFKSEKDKYSKFDEMGLPTHDAQGNELSKGLIKKLQKLQTAQEKKYKEYLDSIQK, encoded by the exons ATGGCAAAGCGTTCCCAACCCGAATGGACCCCTTACGAAATAAAAGACGCCCCGgttttaaaactttacaacAGTTTAACTCGGCGCAAAGAGGTTTTTGTGCccaaaaatggaaaaaaggtGTCTTGGTATAGTTGTGGACCCACCGTTTATGATGCTTCCCATATGGGACACGCAAG GTCGTATATAACTTTTGATATACTACGAAGAGTTTTGAGTGATTATTTTGGTTATGATATCTTGTATGTTATGAATATTACTGATATcgatgataaaattattaaaagggCTCGACAAAATTATCTTTACGAACAGTatttaaatgaagaaaaagacTTGAAGGATGTTTTAAACGATGCGGAATTA GTTATGAAAAAGTTTACTGAAACAGCGAAAGCGACAACGGATGGCGATAAAAAGTTAATGTATGATAAATTATTAGAACGATTAACGTTAGCGgttgaaaatttacaaaattccattaaaaaaggggataaaaacgaaattattttAGCAAAAACCCAATTTCTTAAAGAATGCAAAGATCCTTTATCAGATTGGTTAGATTCTCTATTAGGATCTTCTGTTACAGAGAATAGGATATTTTTTGATCTCCCAAATCATTGGGAAAAAGAATTTCATAAAGATATGGATgctttaaacgttttaaaaccCCACGTTTTAACCAGAGTTAGTGAATATATCCCAGAAATTATCACGtacattcaaaaaatcatctcGAATGAGCTTGGTTATGAAGCAAATGGGTCtgtttattttgatgtttcaaCTTTTGACTCAAAAAAGCATCATCACTATGCCAAATTAGTCCCAGAAGCTTATGGAGACACTAAAAGTCTTCAAGAAGGTGAAGGAGATTTAACCACAAGTGAACAAacatcagaaaaaaaatcaccgAATGATTTCGCGTTGTGGAAACGAAGTAAAGCTGGTGAACCCGCTTGGGATTCCCCATGGGGTAAAGGACGACCAGGGTGGCACATCGAATGTTCCGCGATGGCCACAGCTATTTGTGGTGAAAATTTAGATATCCACACCGGAGgggttgatttaaaatttccccATCACGATAACGAAATAGCTCAAAGCGAGGCGTATTTTGATTCATCCGAATGGGTTAAATATTTCCTACATTCAGGACATCTTACAATCGCGGGTTGTAAAATGtcgaaatcgttaaaaaatttCGTCACCATTCAAGATGCCTTGAAAAATTACACATCAAGACAATTAAGATTCGcgtttttattacattcgTGGAAAGACACTTTAGATTACAGCGTAAACACGATGGAGATAGCAGTTCAATACGAAAAATTATTCAACGAATTCTTTTTGAACGTCAAAGACGTTACGAGAGGGACTATTAATCAAACGACGACCGATTCGACATTCTTAAAATGGAACCGAAACGAATTGGAGCTAAACGAGAAGTTTTTGTCCACGAAAAACTTGGTTCATAACGCTTTATGTGATAACGTTGATACGCGGAGCGTTTTGGAGACGATGCGAGATCTTGTTACGGCGACTAATTTATATTTGAGggatcaaaaaatcgttaataatttattattgtttgatATCGCGGTTTATATcactaaaattttgaaaatttttggcaccattaatgaaaataacgaTGTTGGGTTCCCAATTTCACAACAAACAACCGGAAAT attgaatCAATAATAATGCCTTATTTAAGTATACTAGCGGAATTTCGCGATAACATTCGCCTCcaagcaaaaaatttaaaagcaaCGGACATTTTAATACAATGCGATAAATTACGAGATGAAATTCTCCCAAATGTCGGTGTAAGACTCGAAGATAAAGAAGGCGGATTAAGCGCGGTTAAATTGGTGGATAAAGAGACGTTGTTGAAGGAAAAAGAAGCGAAAAAACAAGctgaattagaaaaaataaaagagaaggAGAAGAAAAAAGCTGAAATGTTAGCAGCTCAAGCTGCCAAAGATGCTTTAAAACGTGTTAATCCCATCGACATGTTTAAATCTGAGAAGGATAAGTATtcgaaatttgatgaaatggGGTTACCCACTCACGACGCGCAAGGAAATGAGTTAAGTAAAGGTCTCATtaagaaattacaaaaattacaaacagcacaagaaaaaaaatataaagaatatttagattctattcaaaaataa
- the LOC111424046 gene encoding probable ATP-dependent RNA helicase DDX10, translated as MSKKLKETAVPKKIKVFTKKKNRKAEPEEKQIEKLQENYKNIDSSSIKQFSDFPFSTSTQKGLKDFGFVKPTEIQRECIGLGLQGYDILGAAHTGSGKTLAFIIPILEKLYTLRWTRLDGLGALVITPTRELAYQIFEALRKVGIHHDFSAGLIIGGKDLKFERNRMGQCNIVICTPGRLLQHMDENSLFDCVNLKILVLDEADRCLDMGFEKTMNAIIANLPFERQTLLFSATQTKSVKDLARLSLKDPKYVSVHEHAKYSTPLGLEQSYMICDLDQKVSVLWSFIKNHLKKKTIVFLSTCKQVKFFNEMFCKLRPGVSLLALYGTLHQLKRMEIYETFCKKQAAVLFATDLVSRGLDFPEVHWVVQVDCPEDSDTYIHRVGRTARYHKDGESLLLLLPSEIKMLEELESKKIPIKKIEVNPEKLKNPVRKMEAFLASTPSLKDTSQRAFVSYVKSVFLMKNKNIFDVDKLDTVEYAKSLGLSIAPRVRFIDKMKKNEKSNKIIKFNDENESSDYENELENETKSEYDKKDFSNFYNNNDDDDDELDLFNVTNRDKEIAPLKPEELSQLEFLKNSKSKKIITKIAAAKKVLKKNFVANKKVVFDDEGEIVPQTTKEKQSEIARNYEKTQPEVSGIDIETAKIVLKEEDRFDKQLFKDKVKAKKKEQKKKLKLKRKRGDDDEEVDDFDESDGYEPDLSWLPDPDKIYGKENAEKDVENDKDEEKQKIRKTKKEKVKKKKQKLSEDLTVNEAEELAMLLLNKK; from the coding sequence ATGTCGAAAAAACTTAAAGAAACTGCTGttccaaagaaaataaaggtatttacgaagaaaaaaaatcgcaaagctGAACcggaagaaaaacaaatcgaGAAGCTtcaagaaaattataaaaacattgattCTTCaagtataaaacaattttctgaTTTTCCATTTTCAACGAGTACACAAAAAGGATTGAAAGATTTCGGATTTGTAAAACCAACGGAAATTCAAAGAGAATGTATAGGATTGGGGCTTCAAGGTTATGATATTTTAGGTGCCGCTCATACAGGATCGGGGAAAACCTTAGCGTTTATTATTCcaatattagaaaaattatacaCTTTACGATGGACAAGATTAGATGGATTAGGTGCTTTGGTGATAACCCCAACGAGAGAACTTGCATATCAAATATTTGAAGCTCTCCGAAAAGTGGGAATTCACCACGATTTCTCAGCCGGATTAATTATTGGGggaaaagatttaaaatttgaacgAAACCGAATGGGGCAATGCAACATCGTTATTTGTACCCCCGGAAGGCTGCTACAACATATGGACGAAAATTCTTTGTTCGATtgcgttaatttaaaaattttggttttggATGAAGCCGATCGATGTCTTGATATGGGTTTTGAGAAAACTATGAATGcaattatagcaaatttaccttttgagagacaaactttattattttcagcAACTCAAACAAAATCAGTTAAAGATTTAGCTCGTTTGAGCTTGAAGGATCCTAAATATGTTTCAGTACATGAACATGCAAAATATAGCACCCCATTAGGTTTGGAACAAAGTTATATGATTTGTGATTTGGACCAAAAAGTTTCTGTTTTGTggagttttataaaaaatcatttaaagaagaaaacaattGTGTTTTTATCAACTTGCAAACAAgttaagttttttaatgaaatgtttTGCAAATTACGCCCAGGAGTGAGCCTTTTAGCACTTTATGGTACTTTGCATCAATTGAAACGAATGGAAATTTATGAAACTTTTTGTAAGAAACAAGCTGCAGTGTTGTTTGCAACTGATTTGGTTTCGAGGGGGTTAGATTTCCCTGAAGTACATTGGGTGGTCCAAGTTGATTGCCCAGAAGATTCTGATACTTATATTCACAGAGTTGGAAGGACGGCGCGTTATCATAAAGATGGGGAAAGTTTGCTTTTATTATTGCCAtcagaaattaaaatgttggaGGAATTAGAAAGCAAAAAGATTCCCATCAAGAAAATTGAAGTTAATCCTGAGAAGTTGAAGAATCCAGTTCGAAAAATGGAGGCGTTTTTGGCTTCAACTCCATCACTTAAAGATACATCACAAAGGGCTTTTGTGTCTTATGTAAAATCggtgtttttaatgaaaaataagaacatttttgatgttgataAATTAGATACGGTTGAGTATGCGAAATCTTTGGGGTTAAGCATTGCCCCAAGAGTTagatttattgataaaatgaagaaaaatgaaaaatcgaataaaatcattaaatttaatgatgaaaatgaaTCAAGTGATTATGAAAATGAATTAGAAAACGAAACTAAGTCTGAATATGATAAGaaagatttttcaaatttttataataataatgatgatgatgatgacgaattagatttatttaatgtaacGAATCGCGATAAAGAAATCGCTCCATTAAAGCCAGAAGAATTATCTCAattagaattcttaaaaaattccaaATCGAAAAAGATAATCACAAAAATAGCAGCtgctaaaaaagttttaaagaaaaactttgtTGCTAATAAAAAAGTAGTTTTTGACGACGAAGGTGAAATCGTACCCCAAACTACTAAAGAAAAGCAATCGGAAATAGCCCGAAATTACGAAAAAACCCAACCGGAAGTTTCAGGAATTGACATCGAAACTgctaaaatcgttttaaaagaGGAAGATCGTTTcgataaacaattatttaaagacAAAGTGAAGGCCAAGAAAAAggaacaaaagaaaaaattaaaattgaaaagaaaaagggGTGACGACGACGAAGAGGTTGATGATTTTGATGAATCTGATGGTTATGAGCCTGATTTATCTTGGTTACCTGATCCAGATAAAATTTACGGGAAAGAAAATGCAGAAAAAGACGTTGAAAATGACAAAgatgaagaaaaacaaaaaattaggaAAACCAAGAAGGAGAaggttaaaaagaaaaaacaaaaactttctgAAGATTTAACTGTTAATGAAGCTGAAGAACTTGCTATgttacttttaaataaaaaataa
- the LOC111424050 gene encoding prefoldin subunit 2 yields the protein MASDTKKDKKLRPEEILASFNQLRREQSVIGSKLDELEFDLNEHKLVIESLKTVDGGRKCFRLVGGILTERTVKEVLPEVEENKTKLEELSKIFHEHLIAKAHEIYDFKVKNNIRIHGPESLKDEVEPESSSAPKEARGNVLVS from the exons atGGCAAGTGACAcgaaaaaagacaaaaaactCCGCCCTGAAGAGATTCTTGCCAGTTTTAACCAACTAAGACGTGAACAAAGTGTAATTGGAAGTAAATTAGATGAATTAGAGTTTGATTTAAACGAAcacaa GCTCGTTATTGAATCTCTAAAAACCGTTGATGGTGGTCGGAAATGCTTCAGATTGGTCGGAGGTATCTTAACAGAACGAACGGTTAAGGAGGTTTTACCAGAAGTTGAAGAAAATAAGACAAAATTGGAGGAGTTGTCAAAGATATTTCACGAACATCTCATTGCAAAAGCACacgaaatttacgattttaaaGTGAAGAATAATATTCGTATTCATGGACCAGAATCTTTGAAGGATGAAGTCGAACCGGAATCGTCTAGTGCACCTAAAGAAGCCCGAGGAAATGTTTTAGtctcttaa